The Eurosta solidaginis isolate ZX-2024a chromosome 4, ASM4086904v1, whole genome shotgun sequence genome includes a window with the following:
- the LOC137248213 gene encoding toll-like receptor Tollo, which yields MGLSKLYKKFFGIRMLALMCFPFIVYLPCTRADVMDEYPPEVGKFNTEDCTQIATNGSCSCKHQSSNNATLIECASGKVHITLNNENGVEITCKDHLEPHVLATLPQLGALRETNYIATFKCKSITEIFAQMALTPRHTLQIHGLEALDGITPQTFGHDLERLKKVIVLELRAKHKTTAENYTQHKTQQLCSDILQSMPSLFRLTVDLKFTELPADLFKPVVDVNDVSLIGDLVAFPRSTFRVLRRLRELSMRQHRFFNNLRNDDFQVLTTIRGLYLANCSITELPPHIFAPLKMLQRLNLMDNNLRLLPVTLLAKQQRLQILNLSGNLLESLPIGLFAVTTKLLKLILSRNRLRHLDSKILPPLTAMIELSAYSNELRTIALGTFAQANRLQGLDLRNNKLDWASADDCDIFEGLKRLERLLLSNNSLHYLCDKLGSGNHSTSALSYIDVRQNKLKLVSTQLIKTLNTSATMAIAYLSENPWACNCSAQPLLNFVKNNRKRLKDERDMRCANTRLPRLRELSFRDFCLPEIGVQTVVVVILVCASVLGLLLTTTALCYYKYNIELKIWLYAHQLGLCCVSERDVDRDRKWDAFISYSHHDEKFVEKELVPGLEQGSPSFKVCIHVRDWLAGAYIPEQIIDSVEQSRRTIIVLSQHFIVSDWAQMEFRTAHQCAVNEGRSRIIIVVYGEIKDTELLDQELTAYLKTNTYLKWDDPWFWRKLRYAMPHEQRDMWARKRNTSDIENNV from the coding sequence ATGGGCTTgtcaaaactttataaaaaattcttcGGTATCCGTATGTTAGCTCTTATGTGCTTTCCGTTTATTGTGTATTTACCATGCACGCGCGCTGACGTCATGGATGAGTATCCACCTGAAGTGGGTAAATTCAACACTGAAGATTGCACACAAATTGCAACAAATGGCAGCTGCAGCTGTAAACATCAATCAAGCAACAATGCGACACTAATTGAATGTGCTTCCGGCAAAGTGCATATAACTCTTAACAATGAAAATGGTGTCGAGATCACTTGTAAAGATCACTTGGAGCCGCATGTGCTAGCGACCTTACCGCAACTTGGTGCACTACGAGAAACCAACTACATTGCCACCTTCAAGTGTAAGTCTATTACAGAGATATTCGCACAAATGGCTTTGACACCACGTCATACACTTCAAATCCATGGGCTAGAGGCGTTGGATGGAATAACACCCCAAACATTTGGACACGATCTTGAACGCTTGAAAAAGGTTATTGTGCTAGAACTGCGCGCCAAGCACAAGACAACAGCGGAAAACTATACACAGCATAAAACGCAGCAGCTATGCTCGGATATACTGCAATCGATGCCATCGCTTTTTCGCCTTACCGTTGATTTGAAGTTCACAGAATTACCTGCTGACCTATTCAAACCCGTAGTAGACGTTAACGACGTCAGCCTTATAGGCGATCTCGTTGCATTTCCCCGCTCAACATTTCGTGTTCTACGACGGCTACGCGAGCTCAGCATGCGCCAACAtcgattttttaataatttacgcAATGATGATTTCCAAGTTTTGACTACGATTAGAGGACTTTATCTAGCGAATTGTAGCATAACAGAACTACCGCCGCATATATTTGCACCTTTGAAAATGTTACAAAGACTCAATTTGATGGACAATAACCTGCGCCTGCTGCCAGTCACGCTGTTGGCAAAACAACAACGGCTGCAGATTTTAAACTTGAGCGGCAATCTACTGGAATCATTGCCTATTGGTCTCTTCGCAGTAACTACTAAACTGCTGAAGTTAATTTTAAGTCGCAATCGTTTGCGTCATTTAGATTCAAAAATACTACCGCCACTAACTGCCATGATCGAGCTATCCGCGTACAGCAATGAATTACGTACGATTGCTTTAGGTACGTTTGCCCAAGCCAATCGCTTGCAGGGTCTCGACTTGCGCAACAACAAACTTGATTGGGCATCAGCTGACGATTGTGACATCTTTGAAGGTTTGAAACGTTTGGAGCGCCTACTGTTAAGCAATAATTCCCTACATTATCTCTGCGATAAATTGGGCTCTGGTAATCATTCGACCAGCGCACTTTCCTACATAGATGTTCgtcaaaataaattgaaattggtCAGTACACAATTGATCAAAACTCTTAATACGAGCGCGACAATGGCAATTGCTTATTTATCTGAAAATCCCTGGGCTTGCAACTGCAGCGCCCAACCATTACTCAATTTCGTTAAGAACAATCGCAAAAGGTTGAAGGATGAACGTGACATGCGTTGCGCAAATACTAGGTTGCCTCGTCTCAGAGAACTGTCCTTTCGCGATTTTTGCCTGCCGGAGATTGGTGTACAAACAGTGGTGGTGGTCATACTTGTTTGCGCAAGCGTTTTGGGTTTATTATTAACCACAACCGCACTTTGctactacaaatacaacattgAGTTGAAGATATGGCTTTATGCACATCAATTGGGTTTGTGTTGTGTGAGTGAGAGAGATGTTGATCGTGATCGTAAATGGGATGCTTTTATTTCTTATTCGCATCATGACGAAAAATTCGTAGAGAAGGAGTTGGTGCCTGGCTTGGAGCAGGGTTCACCGTCGTTTAAGGTCTGCATTCATGTGCGTGATTGGTTGGCTGGCGCTTATATACCCGAGCAAATTATTGATTCTGTAGAGCAATCGCGTCGTACAATTATTGTTTTATCACAACATTTCATTGTATCGGATTGGGCACAAATGGAGTTTCGCACGGCTCATCAATGTGCCGTAAATGAGGGACGTTCGCGTATTATTATTGTGGTCTACGGTGAAATTAAAGATACTGAACTGCTAGATCAAGAATTGACGGCATATTTAAAGACAAATACTTATTTGAAGTGGGATGATCCATGGTTTTGGAGGAAGCTACGCTATGCCATGCCTCATGAGCAACGCGATATGTGGGCGCGCAAAAGGAACACCAGCGACATAGAGAACAATGTATAA